The Aminithiophilus ramosus genome contains a region encoding:
- the istA gene encoding IS21 family transposase: MVDKEYIRKQHFREGWSIRKITRQTGICRKTVRRMLRDSEIPAYRLKAPRPRPVTGPYLEIIRTWLREDRNAPGKQRHTAKRVYDRLVAEHGFSGSESNIRKVVSDLKSEITPEKGFVPLTAYPGEQAQVDWGEALVRIGGEERRIYLFCMRLRHSGAPFVYAFPDDGLEAFMAGHRRAFESFGGVPRECVYDNLKSAVTKVLPGPNREENRHFSALRGHYLFDSSFCNVRSGNEKGSVENLVGYVRRNALVPVPDLATLDDLNSVLADWCGRERQRRAASFEEEALRLMPLPEIPHPCALTTVSVVSRTSLVRFEGNVYSVPVGHEKEAVDLSVTWDRVRVSSRGKVLANHRRLSGKGKASMELVHYLPLLRAKPGAVRNAAVVRDLEEPWQKARTLLCAHSGYRELCAILQLHRDHSHEALTQALEEALALKRVTAETVRQLLLNKTPSASLTVAVPDSLAELPLPAPDPGRYDALLKEEVA; encoded by the coding sequence ATGGTCGACAAAGAATATATCCGCAAACAGCACTTCAGGGAAGGCTGGTCCATCAGGAAGATCACCAGGCAGACGGGAATATGCCGGAAGACGGTCCGCAGAATGCTGAGGGACTCGGAGATCCCCGCTTACAGGCTGAAAGCTCCCCGTCCCAGACCGGTGACGGGTCCCTACCTGGAGATCATCCGGACCTGGCTCCGGGAGGATCGAAACGCCCCCGGGAAACAGCGCCATACCGCCAAGCGCGTCTACGACCGTTTGGTGGCGGAGCACGGTTTCAGTGGGAGCGAGTCCAACATCCGCAAGGTCGTGTCGGACCTGAAGAGCGAGATCACCCCGGAGAAGGGGTTCGTTCCCCTGACGGCATATCCGGGCGAGCAGGCCCAGGTGGACTGGGGCGAGGCTCTGGTCCGCATCGGAGGGGAGGAACGGAGGATTTACCTTTTCTGCATGCGCCTTCGCCACAGCGGTGCTCCCTTCGTGTACGCCTTTCCCGACGACGGGCTGGAGGCCTTCATGGCGGGACATCGACGTGCCTTCGAGTCCTTCGGCGGGGTACCCAGGGAATGCGTCTACGACAACCTCAAGTCGGCGGTGACCAAGGTCCTCCCGGGGCCGAACCGGGAAGAGAACCGGCACTTTTCGGCCCTCCGGGGCCATTACCTCTTCGACAGTTCTTTCTGCAACGTCCGAAGCGGCAACGAGAAGGGTTCCGTGGAGAACCTGGTGGGCTATGTGCGGAGGAACGCCCTGGTTCCCGTGCCGGACCTGGCGACACTGGACGATCTCAATTCCGTCCTGGCCGACTGGTGCGGGAGGGAACGGCAGAGGCGCGCAGCCTCTTTCGAAGAAGAAGCCCTACGGCTTATGCCTCTTCCGGAGATACCTCATCCCTGTGCCCTCACCACCGTGTCGGTGGTGAGCCGGACCTCCCTGGTCCGGTTCGAGGGCAACGTCTACTCGGTCCCGGTAGGGCACGAGAAAGAGGCCGTCGACCTCTCCGTCACCTGGGACCGTGTCCGTGTCTCCAGCCGAGGAAAGGTTCTGGCGAATCATCGCCGCCTCTCCGGGAAGGGTAAGGCCTCCATGGAACTTGTCCACTACCTGCCGCTGCTGCGGGCGAAACCCGGGGCCGTCCGAAATGCGGCAGTCGTGCGGGATCTGGAGGAGCCCTGGCAGAAGGCCCGGACGCTCCTGTGCGCCCATTCGGGTTACAGGGAACTCTGTGCCATCCTCCAGCTCCACCGGGACCATTCCCACGAGGCCCTGACGCAAGCCCTCGAAGAGGCCCTGGCCCTGAAGAGGGTTACGGCGGAGACGGTTCGCCAGCTGCTTCTCAACAAAACGCCTTCGGCCAGTCTCACTGTCGCCGTTCCGGACTCCCTCGCGGAACTGCCCCTTCCCGCCCCCGATCCGGGACGCTACGACGCTCTGCTCAAAGAAGAGGTGGCCTGA
- a CDS encoding putative bifunctional diguanylate cyclase/phosphodiesterase — protein sequence MLFSTIGFFSWIEGGNRKLRWLMVPVLSGLIAGVSLLVYFTGGIKYVFSHSMYLPILLSGLLFGVRGGTLSGLLGGIALGPFMPLDLLTGEMQHPLNWIYRTAIFALYGAFAGLVSDGVGRHVQRFHWVAHHDEATGLPNLSALGDDLKRLSAKETSPALALLSVENISELKGVFGPQVTHAVIRQLADRSRQALSGLKQVYRTDIQELSLLFSGRGREELDAELQKLTRLYLQPFFFRDIPLHCDIRIAVVSVENRCTSADTCLQLAESALLRARQENQDLITCDERQIEDTICLLGELKEALKAGQLHVHYQPLVSTRDGRVELVEALIRWHHPQRGDIPPGKFIPRAEKSTLIHQLTHFVLDSSLAQAALWHESGIDLTVAVNISAKNLADPDFTDSVLALLDKHRVPGRRLVLEITEGNFLSDIKHCIGELKRLAEAEIRIAIDDFGTGYSSLAYLHELPVSVVKIDQSFVFDLPKDKTAASIVGMAQGLARRLGIRAVAEGVENRDALDLFSSIEKVPIMIL from the coding sequence ATGCTTTTCTCGACAATCGGCTTTTTCTCCTGGATCGAAGGCGGCAACAGAAAACTCCGGTGGCTCATGGTACCGGTCCTCTCGGGGCTGATAGCCGGGGTAAGCCTTCTCGTCTATTTCACCGGTGGGATCAAGTACGTTTTCTCTCACTCCATGTACCTGCCGATCCTGCTCTCCGGCCTGCTCTTCGGCGTCCGAGGAGGAACTCTGTCCGGCCTCCTCGGAGGAATCGCCCTCGGGCCGTTTATGCCCCTCGATCTCCTGACGGGCGAGATGCAGCACCCACTGAACTGGATCTACCGGACCGCCATCTTCGCTCTCTACGGCGCATTTGCGGGGCTCGTGAGCGACGGTGTCGGCCGTCATGTTCAACGCTTCCACTGGGTCGCCCACCATGACGAAGCGACGGGGCTGCCCAACCTATCGGCTCTCGGCGACGATCTGAAACGGTTGAGCGCGAAGGAAACATCTCCAGCCCTGGCTCTCCTGTCGGTGGAAAACATCTCCGAACTGAAGGGGGTCTTCGGCCCTCAGGTAACCCACGCCGTCATCAGGCAACTCGCCGACAGGAGTCGCCAGGCCCTTTCAGGACTGAAACAGGTCTACCGCACCGACATCCAGGAACTGAGTCTCCTTTTCAGCGGAAGAGGCAGGGAAGAGCTGGATGCCGAATTGCAAAAGCTGACCCGTCTCTACCTGCAGCCGTTTTTCTTCAGAGACATACCGCTTCACTGCGACATCAGGATCGCCGTCGTCTCCGTGGAAAATCGATGCACCTCGGCCGATACCTGCCTGCAGCTCGCCGAATCCGCCCTGCTCAGAGCCCGCCAGGAAAACCAGGATCTGATCACCTGCGACGAGAGGCAGATCGAGGACACCATCTGCCTCCTGGGAGAACTGAAAGAGGCCCTTAAGGCAGGACAGCTGCACGTGCACTACCAGCCTCTCGTCTCGACCCGGGACGGTCGCGTCGAGCTCGTGGAGGCTCTGATCCGCTGGCACCATCCGCAAAGGGGAGACATCCCCCCGGGGAAATTCATCCCCAGGGCCGAGAAGAGCACCCTCATCCACCAACTGACTCACTTCGTCCTCGACTCCAGCCTGGCCCAGGCGGCCCTCTGGCACGAATCCGGCATCGATCTGACCGTGGCGGTCAACATCTCGGCGAAGAACCTCGCCGATCCCGACTTCACCGACAGCGTGCTGGCCCTCCTCGACAAACACCGGGTTCCCGGCCGCCGTCTCGTGCTCGAAATCACCGAGGGCAACTTCCTCTCCGACATCAAACACTGCATCGGAGAACTGAAACGACTGGCCGAAGCGGAGATCCGCATCGCCATCGACGACTTCGGCACAGGCTATTCGTCCCTCGCCTACCTGCATGAGCTGCCCGTATCGGTCGTCAAAATCGATCAGAGTTTCGTCTTCGACCTGCCGAAGGACAAAACGGCGGCCAGCATCGTCGGAATGGCCCAGGGACTGGCCCGACGGCTGGGAATCCGGGCCGTGGCGGAGGGCGTGGAAAACCGCGACGCCCTCGATTTGTTTTCGTCAATCGAAAAGGTACCCATCATGATCCTGTAA
- a CDS encoding ABC transporter ATP-binding protein: protein MPLIELRDIRKTYLLGEVPVHALRGVTLRIDKGEFIAIMGASGSGKSTLMNILGCLDTPTSGEYILSDRNVAHLSGDELARIRNGRIGFVFQGFNLLARTSALENVELPMLYGGIPAKERHSRAGEALRLVGLEGRERHQPHQLSGGQQQRVAIARGLVNGAPLILADEPTGNLDSATSEEIMALFQNLNDEKGITVILVTHEPDMALYARRIVTVRDGLIVSDEPVGKRKVS, encoded by the coding sequence ATGCCCCTCATCGAACTGCGCGACATCCGAAAGACCTACCTCCTCGGCGAAGTCCCCGTCCATGCCCTTCGAGGCGTCACCCTCCGGATCGACAAGGGGGAATTCATCGCCATCATGGGTGCCTCGGGGTCGGGCAAATCGACGCTTATGAACATCCTGGGCTGCCTCGACACGCCCACCAGCGGCGAGTACATCCTCTCCGACCGCAACGTGGCCCACCTCTCAGGCGACGAACTGGCCCGGATCCGCAACGGCCGCATCGGCTTTGTCTTTCAGGGCTTCAACCTCCTGGCCCGCACCTCGGCCCTGGAAAACGTCGAACTTCCCATGCTCTACGGAGGCATCCCCGCGAAGGAGCGCCACAGCCGCGCCGGTGAGGCCCTGCGCCTCGTCGGCCTCGAAGGACGGGAACGCCACCAGCCCCACCAGCTCTCGGGAGGGCAGCAGCAGCGCGTCGCCATTGCCCGGGGACTCGTCAACGGCGCTCCCCTCATCCTGGCCGACGAACCGACGGGCAACCTCGATTCGGCGACAAGCGAGGAAATCATGGCCCTCTTCCAGAACCTGAACGACGAAAAAGGCATCACCGTCATCCTCGTCACCCACGAACCCGACATGGCCCTCTACGCCCGCCGGATCGTCACCGTCCGCGACGGCCTCATCGTCTCCGACGAACCCGTCGGCAAGCGAAAAGTGAGCTGA
- a CDS encoding Lrp/AsnC family transcriptional regulator yields MDLRILSLLMENGRARWADLAREVDLSSPSVMERVRKLEEEGIIEGYGARVAPKAVGLGLTAFVAVALDHPRSRKAFLKFAADHGAVLECHHVAGEGDYLLKVRCRGTEELEELISETIKGLEGVTATRTTIVLSTTKESSRLPLGTRP; encoded by the coding sequence ATGGATCTTAGGATTCTTTCTCTCCTGATGGAGAATGGAAGGGCGAGATGGGCCGATCTGGCCCGGGAGGTGGATCTTTCTTCGCCGTCGGTCATGGAGCGGGTGCGCAAGCTGGAGGAGGAAGGAATCATCGAGGGGTACGGGGCGCGGGTCGCCCCGAAGGCGGTCGGTCTGGGACTGACGGCTTTCGTTGCCGTGGCTCTCGATCATCCCAGGAGTCGCAAGGCTTTCCTGAAGTTCGCGGCGGATCACGGAGCCGTCCTGGAGTGCCATCACGTGGCCGGAGAGGGGGATTATCTCCTGAAGGTCCGCTGTCGGGGCACGGAGGAGCTGGAGGAGCTGATCAGCGAGACGATCAAGGGGCTCGAAGGCGTGACGGCGACGCGGACGACGATCGTGCTCTCGACGACGAAGGAATCCTCGCGGCTTCCTCTGGGGACAAGACCGTGA
- a CDS encoding LysE family translocator, producing the protein MALLFVEALVIGFSIALPLGPIGLLCVGRTLERGFWAGLASGLGAATADGFYGFVAASGFAAVASRLVAFERPLAGGGGLFLAFLGAGFLRHRPPVPKEGGGPSQGPVVDFLSAFGLTLTNPMTLLSFAALFSALGALGGGRFPQVVVGGVFVGSALWWLILAGVTALLRERLPQGIFALLQKGAGLALLAFGLWIIGTRFLFA; encoded by the coding sequence ATGGCGCTCCTTTTCGTCGAAGCCCTCGTGATCGGGTTTTCCATCGCCCTGCCTCTGGGCCCGATAGGGCTTCTCTGCGTCGGCCGCACCTTGGAGCGGGGGTTCTGGGCAGGTCTCGCCTCGGGGCTGGGGGCCGCGACGGCCGACGGTTTTTACGGGTTTGTCGCCGCCTCCGGTTTCGCCGCCGTGGCCTCGCGCCTCGTCGCCTTCGAAAGGCCTCTGGCCGGAGGCGGGGGGCTTTTTCTCGCGTTCCTCGGAGCGGGTTTCCTCCGTCACCGTCCTCCGGTCCCGAAGGAAGGCGGGGGCCCTTCACAAGGCCCTGTCGTCGACTTCCTTTCGGCCTTCGGCCTTACCCTGACCAACCCCATGACCCTGCTCTCTTTCGCCGCCCTCTTCTCCGCCCTCGGCGCTCTCGGCGGAGGGCGGTTCCCTCAAGTCGTCGTCGGCGGCGTCTTCGTCGGGTCGGCGCTTTGGTGGCTGATTCTGGCCGGAGTGACGGCCCTCTTGAGGGAGCGCCTTCCCCAGGGGATTTTCGCCCTGCTTCAAAAGGGGGCCGGGCTCGCCCTCCTCGCCTTCGGCCTCTGGATCATCGGGACCCGTTTCCTTTTCGCCTGA
- the istB gene encoding IS21-like element helper ATPase IstB: MNAEIRDMAVERLCRDLRLPGVLSYYRHGGADMAPGDYLRESLEAESASRREKRLRNLLKSARLPYARSLSDYDFLRLPSLPKDKLLSLADGGFVGRGENLVLLGSSGTGKTHIAIGLAACCVAAGCSVRFTTALTLAQELLLAQDEHRLPKLLKSYDRYDLVIVDELGYLGLGPGGAPLFQFFADRYERKSVCITTNLEFSRWPEVFGDATLTEALLDRLTHHAHIFVFKGESYRFAQRSTKELNA, translated from the coding sequence ATGAACGCGGAGATCCGGGACATGGCCGTCGAACGCCTCTGCCGGGACCTCAGGCTTCCCGGTGTCCTGAGCTATTACCGGCATGGCGGTGCCGACATGGCCCCCGGGGACTACCTCCGCGAGAGCCTGGAGGCTGAAAGCGCCTCCCGCCGGGAGAAACGGCTCAGGAACCTTCTGAAATCGGCCAGACTCCCCTACGCCCGGTCCCTCTCGGATTACGACTTCCTCCGGCTTCCCTCCCTCCCGAAGGACAAGCTTCTCTCCCTCGCCGACGGAGGCTTCGTCGGACGGGGGGAAAACCTGGTCCTCCTGGGCAGCTCGGGCACAGGCAAGACCCACATCGCCATCGGCCTCGCGGCGTGCTGCGTCGCGGCGGGATGTTCGGTCCGCTTCACCACCGCCCTGACCCTGGCCCAGGAACTGCTCCTCGCCCAGGACGAACACCGGCTTCCCAAGCTCCTCAAAAGCTACGACCGGTACGACCTGGTGATCGTCGACGAACTGGGCTACCTGGGACTGGGTCCCGGCGGAGCACCTCTCTTCCAATTCTTCGCGGATCGGTACGAACGGAAGAGCGTCTGCATCACCACGAACCTGGAGTTCAGCCGCTGGCCTGAAGTCTTCGGCGACGCCACCCTGACCGAGGCGCTCCTGGACCGCCTGACCCATCACGCTCACATCTTCGTCTTCAAGGGGGAATCCTATCGATTCGCTCAGCGCAGCACCAAAGAACTGAACGCCTGA
- a CDS encoding saccharopine dehydrogenase family protein yields the protein MKAVQIGCGLVGHVIASDLARDYDVVVVDRDAGRLEALKRKLPQIETVRASATSAEELAPILEGADIVTAGVPGERGFEMMKTVIGLGRNLCDISFMAEDFDDLDGLAREKGVTVVPDIGVAPGMSNFLMGRGASLVDDVEEAYIYVGGIPQSPEPPFNYKATWSPLDCIDEFLRPARIVEKGRQVVVEAASGLHLKDFPGVGTLEVFYTDGLRSLAKNIRGKTVAEMTMRWPGHVEQMKLLRSMGLFDKNSRNLGGADVVPLDIAADLLLPMWKMEPERGDRDLTVMRVVVRGYRGEDEITSTWDLCDRFDEASWTSSMGRCTGCTCAIFARAVQKGLVKGRGVIAPELLAGDDDLYAFVMAEQKKRGLVYRETTQIVRDAR from the coding sequence ATGAAGGCCGTGCAGATCGGTTGTGGACTCGTCGGGCATGTCATCGCCTCGGACCTGGCGCGAGATTACGATGTCGTCGTCGTCGACCGCGACGCGGGAAGGTTGGAGGCGTTGAAAAGGAAGCTCCCCCAGATCGAGACGGTCCGGGCCTCGGCGACGAGTGCCGAGGAACTGGCCCCCATCCTGGAGGGGGCCGACATCGTCACCGCCGGCGTCCCCGGCGAACGGGGCTTCGAGATGATGAAGACCGTCATCGGCCTGGGCAGGAACCTCTGCGACATCTCCTTCATGGCCGAAGACTTCGATGACCTCGACGGCCTCGCCAGGGAAAAAGGCGTCACCGTCGTCCCCGACATCGGCGTCGCTCCGGGCATGTCCAACTTCCTCATGGGCCGCGGCGCCTCCCTCGTCGACGACGTCGAAGAGGCCTACATCTACGTCGGCGGCATCCCCCAAAGTCCCGAGCCCCCCTTCAATTACAAGGCCACCTGGTCTCCCCTGGACTGTATCGACGAGTTTCTCCGTCCGGCCCGGATCGTCGAGAAGGGGCGACAGGTCGTCGTCGAGGCCGCCTCCGGACTCCATCTCAAGGACTTTCCCGGCGTGGGGACCCTCGAAGTCTTCTATACCGACGGGCTCCGGAGTCTGGCGAAAAACATCAGGGGCAAGACCGTCGCCGAAATGACCATGCGTTGGCCCGGCCACGTGGAGCAGATGAAACTCCTCCGTTCCATGGGCCTTTTCGACAAGAACAGCCGGAACCTGGGCGGAGCCGACGTCGTCCCTCTCGACATCGCCGCCGACCTTCTTCTGCCCATGTGGAAGATGGAGCCCGAAAGGGGAGACCGCGACCTGACGGTGATGCGCGTCGTCGTACGAGGCTACAGGGGAGAAGACGAGATCACCTCGACGTGGGACCTCTGCGACCGCTTCGACGAGGCCAGCTGGACCAGCTCCATGGGACGCTGCACGGGCTGCACCTGCGCCATCTTCGCCCGGGCCGTCCAGAAGGGGCTTGTCAAGGGCAGGGGCGTCATCGCTCCAGAGCTGCTGGCCGGCGACGACGACCTCTACGCCTTCGTCATGGCCGAACAGAAAAAACGGGGTCTCGTCTACCGGGAGACGACGCAGATCGTCCGCGACGCCCGCTGA
- a CDS encoding MATE family efflux transporter has translation MNERTRSLGETAIGRLLIRLSLPAMVGMLVQASYNLVDAFFIGHGVGSLGLAATAVAFPFQLMIMAIATTGGVGAASIISRNLGSGDIERADRTLGTLITTATVLGIVGALLSWIYIEPLLRLLGATKDIFPYAEAYVSVVLFGIPLQVFGVGLNNAVRAEGNARIAMITMFVSAVTNMILDPLFIFTFKMGIAGAAWATVIAQGAVVVWLLLYYLMGKSALNLRPVHLIPRRDILGEMLAVGSSEFARLSANSAIVALVVRSVGVYGGDMAIAAYGVVSRTLSLAFLPIFGIAQGMQPILGYNYGARLYQRAHQVIRLSVAFASTWSFMAWVLVLLFPGPIFSFFTPDADLQVLGARSMRYMTFGFCLVGFQVMGSALFQALGKARPAFFLSLSRQVLLFLPLLYFLPPFLGLMGVWLSFPAADVLSALMTLYFFRRQMKQLEACDGRLPSLSADNLTE, from the coding sequence TTGAACGAACGTACCCGCTCCTTGGGCGAAACCGCCATCGGCCGCCTTCTCATCCGCCTTTCCCTGCCCGCCATGGTGGGCATGCTCGTCCAGGCCTCGTACAACCTCGTCGACGCCTTCTTCATCGGTCACGGCGTCGGCTCTCTCGGTCTGGCAGCCACAGCCGTCGCCTTTCCCTTCCAGCTCATGATCATGGCCATCGCCACCACGGGAGGGGTGGGAGCCGCCTCGATCATCTCCCGCAACCTCGGCTCAGGCGACATCGAACGGGCCGACAGGACGTTGGGCACGCTCATTACGACGGCCACCGTCCTCGGGATCGTCGGGGCCCTCCTCTCATGGATCTACATCGAGCCGCTTCTCCGCCTTCTCGGAGCGACGAAAGACATCTTTCCCTACGCCGAGGCCTACGTCTCCGTCGTCCTCTTCGGCATTCCCCTTCAGGTCTTCGGCGTGGGGCTCAACAACGCCGTCCGCGCCGAGGGAAACGCCCGCATCGCCATGATCACCATGTTCGTCTCCGCCGTGACCAACATGATTCTCGATCCTCTTTTCATTTTCACCTTCAAGATGGGCATCGCCGGAGCGGCCTGGGCCACCGTCATCGCCCAGGGAGCCGTCGTCGTCTGGCTTCTCCTCTACTACCTCATGGGCAAAAGCGCCCTCAACCTCCGCCCGGTCCATCTCATCCCCCGACGCGACATCCTCGGCGAAATGCTGGCCGTAGGCTCCTCCGAGTTCGCCCGCCTTTCCGCAAACAGCGCCATCGTCGCCCTCGTCGTCCGCTCCGTCGGGGTCTACGGCGGCGACATGGCCATCGCCGCCTACGGCGTCGTCAGCCGCACCCTCTCCCTGGCCTTTCTGCCCATCTTCGGCATCGCCCAGGGCATGCAGCCCATTTTGGGCTACAACTACGGGGCTCGCCTCTACCAGCGGGCCCATCAGGTGATCCGCCTCTCCGTCGCCTTCGCCTCGACCTGGTCCTTTATGGCCTGGGTTCTGGTCCTTCTCTTCCCCGGCCCCATCTTCAGCTTCTTCACGCCCGACGCCGATCTCCAGGTTTTGGGCGCCCGTTCGATGCGCTACATGACCTTCGGGTTCTGCCTCGTCGGCTTTCAAGTCATGGGGTCGGCCCTTTTCCAGGCTCTGGGCAAGGCCCGACCGGCCTTCTTCCTCTCGCTGTCGCGACAGGTCCTCCTTTTCCTGCCTCTACTCTATTTTCTTCCCCCCTTCCTGGGACTCATGGGCGTCTGGCTTTCCTTCCCCGCCGCCGATGTCCTCTCGGCCCTCATGACCTTGTACTTCTTCCGGCGTCAGATGAAACAGCTCGAGGCCTGCGACGGCCGGCTCCCCTCCCTTTCCGCCGACAATCTCACTGAGTGA
- a CDS encoding efflux RND transporter periplasmic adaptor subunit translates to MKKILVLLLLLGAAGGGFLHYRNRPEPAPRYLTAVVGRGDIVQTVSATGKLQAVNTVEVGTQVSGTISELYVDYNASVAKGQLLALIDSTLFEAERAKAAADVAAARASVAEAQANVDDARRTYERRKTLYEKDFIAAADVDSAETTVATTKARLLSARASVAQAEAALRRAETNLGYTRIVSPVDGIVVGKSISAGQTVAASYQTPTLFTIAEDLTKMQVEADVDEADIGYLAEGMSVAFSVDTYPESTFHGHVHQIRLEPSTTENVVTYSTIIHVDNPDMKLKPGMTANVEIEVATARDVLKVSAAALRFSPPEPAEGKKGQGGGQGKGQGKGNGNGTAQGGARLWTTDLRPISVRTGLSDGSFIEVSGDIEEGLEVVTAVIGQSNGDSARPRMPF, encoded by the coding sequence ATGAAAAAGATCCTCGTTCTGCTTCTCCTGCTCGGAGCCGCCGGGGGCGGCTTCCTCCACTACCGCAACAGGCCCGAGCCCGCTCCCCGCTACCTCACCGCCGTCGTCGGCCGCGGCGACATCGTTCAGACCGTCTCGGCCACGGGCAAACTCCAGGCCGTCAACACCGTCGAAGTCGGCACCCAGGTCTCGGGAACGATCAGCGAGCTCTACGTCGACTACAACGCCTCCGTCGCCAAAGGGCAGCTCCTCGCCCTCATCGACAGCACCCTTTTCGAGGCCGAAAGGGCCAAGGCCGCCGCCGACGTCGCCGCCGCCCGAGCCTCCGTCGCCGAGGCCCAGGCCAACGTCGACGATGCCAGGAGGACCTACGAGCGCCGCAAGACCCTCTACGAAAAGGACTTCATCGCCGCCGCCGACGTCGACTCGGCCGAGACGACCGTCGCCACGACGAAGGCCCGCCTCCTCTCGGCCCGGGCCTCCGTGGCCCAGGCCGAGGCGGCGCTGCGCCGGGCCGAGACCAACCTGGGCTACACCCGCATCGTCTCCCCCGTCGACGGCATCGTCGTCGGCAAGAGCATCAGCGCCGGCCAGACCGTCGCCGCCAGCTACCAGACACCGACGCTCTTCACCATCGCCGAGGACCTGACCAAGATGCAGGTCGAGGCCGACGTCGACGAGGCCGACATCGGCTACCTCGCCGAGGGGATGTCCGTCGCCTTCTCCGTCGACACCTACCCCGAAAGCACCTTTCACGGCCACGTCCATCAGATCCGCCTCGAACCGTCGACGACGGAAAACGTCGTCACCTACAGCACCATCATCCACGTCGACAACCCCGACATGAAACTCAAGCCGGGCATGACGGCCAACGTCGAAATCGAAGTGGCCACGGCGCGGGACGTCCTCAAAGTCTCGGCTGCGGCCCTGCGCTTCTCCCCTCCCGAACCGGCCGAGGGGAAAAAGGGGCAGGGCGGAGGACAGGGAAAAGGGCAGGGCAAGGGGAACGGAAACGGCACAGCCCAAGGCGGCGCCCGCCTGTGGACGACCGACCTCCGCCCCATCTCCGTCAGGACGGGCCTAAGCGACGGCAGCTTCATCGAAGTCTCGGGCGACATCGAAGAGGGGCTCGAAGTCGTCACGGCCGTCATCGGCCAGAGCAACGGCGACTCGGCCAGGCCGCGAATGCCCTTCTGA
- a CDS encoding TolC family protein, producing MRRSAASMILFLSLLFVTALPVPPARADLPDGILTLDRCLEIALSANPDLAAEEASLRGAEAVVDQKRAPLRPSLSLSSTHKQSEGSDNTSAELAVSQLVSDGGRSELALRSALLDRDETRDGVVRRRQQLIYDVKAAYYDVLKALWNLDAAEETRELNEKQLRQAQAAYEAGVAPKSDVTAARVDLGQARLDTTKAASALALSRSALGKTLGTDLPPLFSVVEPETTSPPPLDEREILERALSLRPDLGAKAKALRAAELNVAYAARERSAQLSTSGGYGWSDGDDGQWQMSLRLSVPLADGGLASARTAEARAALDKVRAQEASLRQTVIHEVRQALLALREAEENLATTELNLDQAQENLDLAQGRYGVGVGSSLEVSQAAEAFTRARKNRNDALFDYHLALADLERATGSSVTAEEAR from the coding sequence ATGCGCCGGTCCGCCGCGTCGATGATCCTTTTCCTCTCGCTTCTTTTCGTAACGGCCCTCCCCGTTCCGCCCGCTCGGGCCGATCTTCCCGACGGCATTCTGACCCTGGATCGATGCCTTGAAATCGCCCTCTCCGCCAACCCCGACCTGGCCGCCGAAGAGGCCTCTCTCCGCGGGGCGGAGGCCGTCGTCGACCAGAAGAGGGCCCCTCTCCGGCCCTCCCTCTCCCTCTCGTCGACGCACAAGCAGAGCGAGGGAAGCGACAACACCTCGGCGGAACTGGCCGTAAGCCAGCTCGTCAGCGACGGAGGGCGAAGCGAGCTGGCCCTTCGATCGGCCCTGCTCGACCGCGACGAGACCAGGGACGGCGTCGTCCGCCGGCGGCAGCAGCTGATTTACGACGTCAAGGCCGCCTATTACGACGTTCTGAAGGCCCTGTGGAATCTCGACGCCGCCGAAGAGACGCGGGAACTCAACGAAAAGCAGCTCCGCCAGGCCCAGGCCGCCTACGAGGCGGGAGTCGCTCCCAAATCGGACGTCACGGCGGCCAGAGTCGATCTGGGCCAGGCCCGACTCGACACGACGAAGGCCGCCTCGGCCCTGGCCCTCTCCCGGTCGGCCCTGGGGAAGACCTTGGGGACCGACCTGCCTCCCCTCTTCTCCGTCGTCGAGCCCGAAACGACCTCCCCTCCCCCTCTCGACGAGAGAGAGATCCTCGAACGGGCCCTCTCCCTCCGTCCCGATCTCGGCGCGAAGGCCAAGGCTCTTCGCGCGGCCGAGCTGAACGTGGCCTACGCCGCCCGGGAACGGAGCGCCCAACTCTCCACCTCCGGAGGCTACGGCTGGTCCGACGGCGACGACGGGCAGTGGCAGATGAGCCTGCGCCTCTCCGTCCCCCTGGCCGACGGGGGACTCGCCTCGGCCCGCACGGCCGAGGCCAGGGCCGCCCTCGACAAGGTTCGGGCTCAGGAGGCCTCGCTGCGACAGACGGTGATCCACGAAGTCCGCCAGGCCCTCCTCGCCCTTCGGGAGGCCGAGGAAAACCTGGCCACGACGGAACTGAACCTGGACCAGGCCCAGGAAAACCTCGACCTGGCCCAGGGCCGCTACGGCGTCGGAGTGGGCAGCTCCCTCGAGGTCAGCCAGGCCGCCGAGGCCTTCACCCGGGCCCGGAAAAACCGCAACGACGCCCTCTTCGACTACCATCTCGCCCTGGCCGATCTGGAACGGGCCACGGGCTCATCCGTCACCGCCGAGGAGGCTCGATAG